A single window of Chloracidobacterium sp. DNA harbors:
- a CDS encoding beta-lactamase family protein, with the protein MRLSVVMFLMLAIGLASNAQMPTSISDLKPIYESELKRIGIVGSSFAFISDGKISRLNYGSANLEKKQPVDDDTIWHWASNTKPFTGIAIMQLRDRGLLKLDDPVTKYLPELRKVHNSFGSMDDITIRHLMTHSAGFRGGTWPWGSGKDWEPFEPTEYSQLVAMFPYTEITFKPGSKFSYSNPGIIFLGKIIEKLSGEDYEIYIDKNIFRPLEMYRSYFDTTPPHLIKHRSHSYYIRDGKRTEGRFDADTGITVSNSGLNSPISDMLKYLQFLIGDAKNGVYETILKRSSLEEMWRPQLQVEVDANGSRGFTTDIGLIYFLDTRLGKRHFGHGGDQNGFISYLDVDPDKRKAAIVVFNTNLLAPESAGGELKWADNIRRSVTALF; encoded by the coding sequence ATGCGGCTATCTGTCGTAATGTTTTTGATGTTGGCGATCGGACTCGCCTCAAACGCCCAAATGCCGACTTCTATTTCAGATCTTAAGCCTATCTATGAGAGTGAGCTAAAGCGTATCGGCATCGTCGGCAGCTCATTTGCATTTATTTCTGACGGTAAGATCTCGCGCCTCAATTATGGCTCGGCGAATCTGGAAAAAAAGCAGCCGGTTGACGACGATACGATCTGGCATTGGGCATCAAATACCAAGCCCTTTACCGGAATTGCAATAATGCAGCTTCGCGACCGCGGCCTGCTCAAGCTCGATGATCCGGTGACCAAATATCTGCCGGAATTGCGAAAGGTCCATAATTCCTTCGGATCGATGGACGATATCACGATCCGCCATTTGATGACACACTCGGCGGGTTTTCGCGGCGGCACGTGGCCGTGGGGCAGCGGCAAAGATTGGGAACCATTCGAACCGACGGAATATTCGCAGTTGGTCGCGATGTTTCCCTACACCGAGATCACGTTCAAGCCGGGAAGCAAATTTAGCTACTCAAATCCGGGAATTATCTTTCTCGGCAAGATCATCGAAAAACTCTCGGGCGAGGATTACGAGATTTACATCGACAAGAACATCTTTCGGCCGCTCGAGATGTATCGGAGCTATTTTGACACTACGCCGCCGCATTTGATCAAACACCGGTCACATTCGTATTACATACGGGACGGCAAGCGAACCGAAGGCCGTTTTGATGCCGATACGGGCATTACGGTATCGAACAGCGGGCTCAATTCGCCGATCAGCGATATGCTCAAGTATCTGCAATTTCTGATCGGAGATGCCAAAAATGGAGTTTACGAAACCATTCTCAAACGCTCATCGCTCGAGGAGATGTGGCGACCTCAATTGCAAGTCGAGGTCGACGCCAATGGTAGCCGCGGTTTTACGACCGACATCGGCCTGATATATTTTCTGGATACAAGGCTGGGCAAACGCCACTTCGGACACGGCGGTGATCAAAACGGTTTCATCAGCTATCTCGACGTAGATCCCGACAAGCGAAAGGCGGCGATAGTCGTTTTTAATACCAATTTACTAGCTCCCGAAAGTGCCGGAGGCGAACTGAAGTGGGCCGACAATATCAGACGCTCAGTCACCGCGCTCTTTTAA
- the alaS gene encoding alanine--tRNA ligase, with the protein MSVYEELNDTQQFACRVIADHARSTAFSIADGILPGNEGRNYVLRKIMRRAIYNGREHLGLKDLFFYKVCDFVVGEMSGAYPELATQRDFIGKMVRLEEARFGTTVTVGLARLNDLDLNSETPKDDELFRSIGKLYDTFGTPRDLIRVFLEQKGIEFAEDDYNDRFDSALHELQQQSGVGQTARKSQISPVYAAMLEKVGANKFLGYEATQIDGARVVAILDGEDELGEIGEGTQGSIILDRTPFYAESGGQVGDSGRLTSANGSITVSDTYSPVQGLIIHKVTVNNGAVTVGDHLTATVDADKRDATRRNHTATHLVHAALREVLGTHVKQAGSIVAPNYLRFDFTHYQPMSPAEITEIEDLVNRYILKNEPVSTDVMNIEDAMRSGAVALFGEKYGSDVRVLSVGGGEFSRELCGGTHVRATGDIGSFKITADEAIASGVRRIRAITGIDAFERFRDDEALINASLGVLNTQRDNLPNAIARLQDDLKKTRKEMDELKLKIATGSLGGDAVGDEPREVSGVQVVGKIVEGLDANGTRQLSDTLLARLKSGVVVLGRKDEGKVGIIVRVSDDLTARVKAGDIIREIAPIVGGRGGGKADMAEGGGTDPDKLAEAIDAAYDVIARMAS; encoded by the coding sequence ATGAGTGTTTACGAGGAATTGAACGATACCCAACAATTTGCCTGCCGCGTGATAGCCGATCACGCCCGGTCGACCGCATTTTCGATCGCCGACGGCATCCTGCCCGGTAATGAGGGCCGCAACTACGTTTTGCGCAAGATAATGCGGCGAGCGATCTATAACGGCCGCGAACACCTCGGGTTAAAAGATCTCTTTTTCTATAAAGTATGTGATTTTGTCGTCGGCGAAATGAGCGGTGCGTATCCCGAACTTGCCACACAGCGTGATTTTATTGGCAAAATGGTTCGACTCGAAGAGGCGCGATTTGGAACAACGGTTACCGTTGGCCTCGCGCGCCTTAATGATCTCGACCTGAACTCGGAAACACCAAAGGATGACGAACTGTTTCGCTCGATCGGCAAACTCTATGACACCTTCGGCACGCCGCGCGATCTGATCCGCGTTTTTCTGGAGCAAAAAGGCATTGAATTTGCCGAAGATGATTACAACGACAGGTTTGACTCGGCTCTTCACGAATTGCAGCAGCAGTCAGGTGTCGGTCAGACGGCGCGCAAATCGCAGATATCACCCGTCTATGCGGCGATGCTCGAAAAGGTGGGTGCCAATAAGTTTCTCGGATATGAGGCCACGCAGATCGACGGCGCACGCGTCGTCGCCATACTTGACGGCGAAGACGAGTTGGGCGAGATCGGCGAAGGCACTCAGGGCAGCATCATTCTCGACCGGACGCCATTCTATGCCGAATCAGGCGGCCAGGTCGGCGATAGCGGGCGTCTGACAAGTGCGAACGGATCGATCACTGTCTCGGACACATACTCGCCCGTTCAAGGTTTGATCATCCACAAGGTAACGGTAAATAACGGGGCCGTTACTGTCGGAGACCATTTAACGGCGACCGTCGATGCTGACAAGCGCGACGCGACGCGACGTAACCACACCGCAACCCACCTTGTTCACGCCGCACTTCGCGAGGTTTTGGGCACACACGTAAAGCAAGCCGGTTCGATCGTCGCGCCTAACTATTTGCGGTTTGATTTTACGCATTACCAACCGATGTCGCCGGCCGAGATCACGGAGATCGAAGACCTCGTTAACCGATATATTCTCAAAAATGAGCCGGTCAGCACCGACGTTATGAATATCGAGGATGCGATGCGCTCCGGCGCAGTGGCTCTATTTGGCGAAAAGTATGGATCGGACGTTCGCGTTTTGAGTGTCGGCGGCGGCGAATTTTCGCGTGAGCTCTGCGGCGGTACGCACGTCCGTGCAACCGGCGATATCGGTTCGTTCAAGATTACGGCGGACGAGGCGATCGCATCGGGTGTACGCCGCATTAGGGCGATAACCGGCATCGATGCTTTCGAGCGTTTTCGTGATGACGAAGCGTTGATCAATGCATCACTAGGTGTGCTGAATACTCAACGCGACAATCTGCCGAACGCCATCGCCCGTTTGCAGGACGACCTCAAAAAAACGCGCAAGGAAATGGACGAGCTAAAGCTCAAGATCGCGACCGGTTCGCTCGGCGGTGACGCCGTCGGCGACGAGCCCCGCGAGGTCAGCGGCGTTCAGGTCGTAGGCAAGATCGTCGAAGGCCTCGACGCCAATGGCACACGGCAGTTGTCGGACACGCTGCTTGCCAGACTCAAGTCCGGCGTGGTCGTTCTCGGCCGTAAAGACGAGGGCAAGGTCGGTATCATCGTCCGCGTTTCGGACGATCTCACCGCCCGCGTAAAGGCAGGTGATATTATTCGCGAGATCGCACCGATAGTCGGCGGTCGAGGCGGCGGCAAAGCGGATATGGCTGAAGGTGGAGGCACCGATCCGGACAAACTCGCCGAAGCGATAGACGCGGCTTACGATGTAATCGCTCGGATGGCTAGCTGA
- a CDS encoding aldehyde dehydrogenase family protein: MNAIVPSKHDEIVSYDPATGAEVGRVPVTSAEDVAAAVAKGREVFGNWKKTTFADRKRLVMAAREVILSQIDEIAHLISRESGKPFGEAIALEIAPVLDLMQYFARKSERLLRPAKIDIGLFKLLGRSSRIVYHPLGVVGIIPAWNYPFSIPLGEAVMALMAGNTVIIKPSELTPFVGLKIGEIFEKAGFPSHAVQIVTGDGSTGAALVESAPDKIMFTGSVATGKRIAEAAAKDLTSVVLELGGKDPMIVFEDADLELAAGAAVWGAFCNSGQNCAAVERLYVQESIADTLTQRIIKKTLELKQDTGDKETTSIGAMSSERQIRIVEDHVEDFRAAGAKIETGGRRNPDLEGLFYEPTVISNANNDMRAMREETFGPTLPIATFATEDDAVRLANDTEFGLTASVWTRDYAKGRRVAERIEAGTVCINEHLYTHGIGQTPWGGFKNSGRGRTHGREGLMELVQPQHIHTNRIAILPDAWWMPYSPVAVETFRGFAHKFASGSILRTSLMLPQLYKRIRELMRKQ, encoded by the coding sequence ATGAACGCTATCGTACCAAGCAAGCACGACGAGATCGTCTCTTACGATCCGGCGACCGGAGCAGAAGTCGGGCGAGTACCGGTCACTTCGGCTGAAGACGTTGCGGCCGCCGTAGCAAAAGGCCGTGAGGTTTTCGGTAACTGGAAAAAAACCACATTTGCCGACCGCAAGCGACTCGTAATGGCGGCCCGCGAGGTCATCCTATCGCAGATCGACGAGATCGCGCATCTGATCTCCCGCGAATCCGGCAAGCCATTTGGCGAGGCGATCGCTCTGGAGATCGCTCCCGTACTGGATCTGATGCAGTACTTTGCTCGCAAGTCCGAACGCCTGCTGCGTCCTGCAAAGATCGACATTGGACTTTTTAAGCTGCTCGGGCGGTCGTCGCGGATCGTGTATCACCCGCTCGGCGTCGTCGGCATCATACCCGCCTGGAATTACCCTTTCTCGATACCGCTCGGCGAGGCCGTAATGGCCCTGATGGCGGGCAACACCGTGATCATTAAACCGTCCGAGCTGACGCCGTTCGTCGGTTTGAAGATCGGTGAGATATTTGAAAAGGCCGGTTTCCCCTCCCACGCGGTCCAGATCGTGACCGGCGACGGATCGACCGGTGCGGCCCTTGTGGAATCGGCGCCGGACAAGATAATGTTTACGGGCTCGGTCGCGACCGGCAAGCGGATCGCCGAGGCCGCCGCTAAGGATCTGACATCCGTTGTGCTCGAACTCGGTGGCAAGGACCCTATGATCGTATTCGAGGACGCGGATCTCGAACTCGCCGCCGGTGCCGCAGTTTGGGGTGCGTTCTGCAATTCCGGTCAAAACTGTGCGGCGGTCGAGCGATTGTACGTGCAAGAGAGTATCGCCGACACGCTGACCCAGAGAATAATTAAGAAAACTTTGGAATTAAAGCAGGACACGGGCGATAAAGAAACGACGTCGATCGGGGCTATGTCCTCAGAACGCCAAATTCGGATCGTCGAGGACCACGTCGAGGATTTCCGTGCCGCGGGAGCAAAGATCGAAACCGGCGGCCGCCGTAATCCCGATCTGGAAGGCCTGTTTTACGAACCGACGGTCATATCCAACGCCAATAACGATATGCGTGCTATGCGCGAAGAGACGTTTGGCCCAACGCTCCCGATCGCGACATTCGCAACCGAAGACGACGCCGTTAGACTGGCAAATGATACCGAATTCGGGCTGACCGCCAGCGTCTGGACACGCGATTACGCCAAAGGCCGTCGCGTCGCCGAGCGGATCGAGGCCGGCACAGTCTGTATCAACGAACACCTTTATACACACGGCATCGGCCAGACGCCGTGGGGCGGATTTAAGAATAGCGGCCGCGGACGTACGCACGGTCGCGAGGGCCTTATGGAATTAGTCCAACCGCAACACATTCACACCAACAGGATCGCGATCCTTCCCGACGCTTGGTGGATGCCGTACTCCCCGGTCGCAGTTGAGACCTTTCGCGGATTTGCACATAAATTTGCAAGCGGCAGCATTCTTAGAACCTCGCTAATGCTGCCGCAACTCTACAAGCGGATCCGCGAACTAATGCGAAAACAGTAG
- a CDS encoding sigma-54-dependent Fis family transcriptional regulator, whose translation MAKVLIIDDEPNMRRILSLILQESGHSVVEAGGVSQALAQLGSDQFDLVISDKKMPDGDGFDVLKYCGENEPSLPVVILTALATVELAVEAMQAGAFDFISKPFVPEVVTAVVTRATERTKLLRENVVLRTEAKRFEFANEILGDSPAIFDLKEKIAKIAPTNATVLITGETGTGKELVARAIHKGSTRANETFLAVNCAAVSEQLLESELFGHEKGAFTGADKARQGLFEAAHRGTLLLDEAGEMSLGLQAKLLRVLTDGQFLRVGATTPRTVDVRVLAATHRDLLARVKVGSFREDLYYRLAVVPIDIPPLCQRTEDIPVLVEYLIGKVCRELKVPERTMSAAALKKLQKYHFPGNVRELRNLIERACILTANDVIDAKDLVLVSDNLDIEASANDDITLPDGVELPAFLASIESKLIAEALLDSNGVQAEAARHLGISRSDIAYKIRKYGL comes from the coding sequence ATGGCAAAAGTACTGATAATCGACGACGAGCCGAATATGCGGCGGATCCTGAGCCTGATTCTGCAGGAGTCAGGCCATTCCGTGGTCGAAGCGGGCGGCGTCAGCCAGGCACTCGCTCAATTGGGCTCCGATCAGTTTGACCTTGTGATCTCCGACAAAAAAATGCCGGACGGTGACGGATTTGACGTGTTGAAGTATTGCGGCGAGAACGAGCCGTCGTTGCCCGTAGTCATCTTGACCGCACTTGCCACGGTCGAGCTTGCCGTCGAAGCAATGCAGGCCGGAGCCTTCGATTTCATCTCGAAACCTTTTGTGCCGGAGGTTGTAACGGCGGTGGTCACGCGTGCGACCGAACGCACAAAGCTTTTGCGTGAAAACGTCGTTCTGCGAACCGAGGCAAAGCGGTTTGAATTTGCCAATGAGATACTGGGTGACAGCCCGGCGATCTTCGATCTTAAGGAGAAGATCGCGAAGATCGCCCCAACTAACGCGACCGTGCTCATCACGGGCGAAACCGGCACCGGGAAAGAGTTAGTTGCGAGGGCGATCCACAAAGGCAGTACGCGTGCTAATGAGACATTTCTAGCGGTCAACTGTGCCGCCGTTTCGGAACAACTACTCGAATCTGAATTATTTGGCCACGAAAAGGGTGCGTTCACCGGAGCGGATAAAGCGCGCCAAGGACTTTTTGAGGCCGCTCATCGGGGAACACTCCTACTCGATGAGGCTGGTGAAATGTCACTTGGATTGCAGGCTAAACTGCTGCGTGTTCTGACGGACGGCCAGTTTCTAAGGGTCGGAGCGACCACGCCGCGTACGGTTGACGTCCGGGTGCTTGCGGCAACCCATCGCGACTTGCTTGCACGTGTCAAGGTAGGATCATTTCGGGAGGATCTCTATTATCGACTCGCGGTAGTACCGATCGACATACCGCCACTTTGTCAACGAACAGAAGATATTCCCGTGCTGGTTGAGTATCTCATTGGCAAAGTTTGTCGGGAACTGAAAGTTCCGGAACGCACAATGAGTGCCGCAGCCCTCAAAAAACTGCAAAAATATCATTTTCCGGGAAATGTTCGCGAACTGCGCAACCTCATCGAGCGAGCGTGTATTCTGACGGCGAATGATGTTATCGATGCCAAAGACCTAGTGCTCGTATCAGATAACCTCGACATAGAGGCCTCGGCAAACGACGACATCACACTCCCGGACGGAGTCGAACTACCCGCATTTCTCGCCTCGATCGAGTCGAAGTTGATAGCTGAAGCATTGCTCGATTCGAACGGCGTACAGGCTGAAGCTGCCCGCCACTTAGGCATCTCGCGCAGTGATATTGCATATAAGATAAGAAAGTATGGCTTGTGA
- a CDS encoding zinc-dependent metalloprotease: protein MRTFKLSSLLLLICLAATALVVNAQDPPPETPTPGGARPGAGGPPSSDPQPYDKVITKDAKTKKGIFAVHQVKDKYYYEIPKSEFGKEYLWVAQIAKTTLGAGYGGQALGNRVVRWELIDNKVHLRNRNYSVIADPKTPISEAVQAANNDSILMTFSVAAWGPNNDTAVIDVTRLFSTDVFEFSARQRLNATALDSSRSFIERVTPYPTNIEAESSMTYTRIAPPAGMPGGGSSQSSGMNPGSATVVLHHSMVKLPENPMMPRLFDERVGYFSQTQIDYGRDEQKAPETTYIRRWRLEKKDPSAELSEPVKPIVYYIDSATPTKWVPFMIKGVEKWQKAFEAAGFKNAIIAKRAPTKKEDPDFAAEDARYSVIRWLPSTIENASGPHVADPRTGEILESDIQFYHNIMNLQRSWYFLQVGPLDKRVQQLPMPDDLMGVLLEYVVAHEVGHTLGFQHNMKASSMYPQEKVRDREWVHKMGHTPSLMDYSRFNYVAQPEDNIRVEDLVPGIGPYDEWATMWGYKPIPGAKTPDAEKSTLDTWALAQDATPWYRFSTAGSAGSDPGELTEAVGDADAVKSSTLGMMNLKRVSKMLVPATTNEKGMPYDDLAELYGRMLGQWTLEMNHVAAIVGGLNSQQKHIGQSGVRFTVVPKPRMVEAVKFLNENAFATPAWAIDKEILRRIEPIGALNRVRNAQNSVLNNLLSSSRFARLVEQQALDGSSAYLPAEFLADVRAGVWTELGTPRVTIDAYRRNLQRAYLDIANAKLNATPAALPQGLPASFAAMFVTSGDEKAFYRAELRAINSSAVAALSKTTDRATRVHLEGVRDQIAKILNPDQGTNTTATGSSNRLAMELIDLYLEPASCWQDHIIKP, encoded by the coding sequence ATGAGAACCTTTAAGTTAAGTTCGCTTTTGCTTTTAATATGCCTGGCAGCGACCGCTCTGGTCGTAAATGCCCAGGATCCGCCGCCGGAAACGCCCACACCGGGAGGTGCGAGGCCCGGAGCAGGCGGTCCGCCCTCATCGGATCCACAGCCTTATGACAAGGTCATCACCAAGGACGCCAAAACAAAGAAAGGCATATTCGCCGTCCATCAGGTGAAAGACAAATATTATTACGAGATACCGAAGAGCGAATTTGGCAAGGAATATCTCTGGGTTGCGCAGATCGCGAAAACGACCCTAGGTGCCGGATACGGCGGCCAGGCACTCGGCAACCGTGTCGTCCGCTGGGAACTGATCGACAACAAAGTCCACCTGCGAAACCGCAATTACAGCGTCATCGCTGACCCTAAGACACCGATATCCGAGGCGGTCCAGGCAGCTAACAACGACTCGATCCTGATGACGTTCAGCGTCGCGGCGTGGGGCCCGAATAACGATACAGCGGTGATCGACGTGACTCGGCTATTCAGCACGGACGTATTCGAATTCAGCGCCCGTCAGCGGTTAAATGCGACCGCACTCGACTCGTCACGCTCATTTATCGAACGCGTCACACCATATCCGACCAACATCGAGGCCGAATCTTCGATGACATATACCCGGATCGCTCCGCCTGCGGGAATGCCGGGCGGCGGCAGTTCGCAATCGTCCGGAATGAACCCCGGCAGTGCGACGGTCGTGCTGCATCACAGTATGGTCAAGCTGCCCGAAAATCCGATGATGCCGCGCCTCTTCGACGAACGGGTCGGCTATTTTTCGCAGACGCAGATCGACTATGGCCGTGATGAGCAAAAGGCTCCGGAGACGACCTATATCCGCCGTTGGAGACTGGAGAAAAAAGATCCAAGTGCTGAGCTTTCCGAACCGGTCAAGCCGATCGTTTACTACATCGACTCGGCAACACCTACCAAGTGGGTCCCGTTTATGATCAAGGGCGTCGAGAAATGGCAGAAGGCTTTTGAGGCCGCCGGATTTAAGAACGCGATCATCGCCAAGCGTGCACCGACCAAAAAGGAAGATCCGGATTTTGCGGCCGAAGACGCCCGTTATTCCGTCATCCGCTGGTTGCCGTCAACGATCGAGAACGCCTCGGGCCCGCACGTCGCGGATCCGCGTACCGGCGAGATACTCGAGTCGGACATCCAGTTCTATCACAATATTATGAACCTCCAGCGTTCGTGGTACTTTCTGCAGGTAGGTCCGCTGGATAAACGCGTTCAGCAACTGCCGATGCCTGATGACCTGATGGGTGTGCTGCTCGAATATGTGGTCGCTCACGAGGTCGGACACACACTCGGTTTTCAGCATAATATGAAGGCGAGTTCGATGTATCCGCAAGAGAAGGTCCGCGATCGCGAGTGGGTCCACAAGATGGGCCATACGCCATCGCTGATGGACTATTCGCGATTTAATTACGTTGCGCAACCCGAGGACAATATCCGCGTCGAAGACCTCGTCCCCGGTATTGGGCCGTATGACGAATGGGCAACGATGTGGGGCTATAAGCCGATCCCGGGAGCAAAGACCCCTGATGCCGAAAAGTCGACTCTGGATACTTGGGCACTCGCTCAGGACGCGACGCCGTGGTACAGATTTTCGACCGCCGGTTCGGCGGGCAGCGATCCGGGTGAGTTGACCGAGGCCGTCGGCGACGCTGACGCGGTCAAGTCATCCACACTCGGAATGATGAATCTGAAGCGGGTTTCGAAAATGCTCGTGCCGGCGACGACCAATGAAAAGGGTATGCCGTACGACGACCTTGCCGAACTCTATGGCCGTATGCTCGGTCAGTGGACACTCGAAATGAACCACGTCGCCGCGATCGTCGGCGGGCTCAATTCGCAGCAAAAGCATATCGGACAGAGCGGCGTTCGATTTACCGTCGTGCCAAAACCCCGGATGGTCGAGGCGGTCAAATTCCTTAATGAGAATGCATTTGCAACGCCGGCGTGGGCGATCGATAAAGAGATCCTGAGACGGATCGAACCGATCGGTGCTCTCAATCGCGTAAGAAATGCGCAGAACAGCGTTTTGAACAATCTGCTGTCCAGTTCGCGTTTTGCACGGCTCGTCGAGCAGCAGGCATTGGACGGAAGCTCAGCGTATTTGCCAGCTGAGTTTCTGGCCGACGTAAGGGCCGGCGTATGGACCGAACTCGGAACGCCGAGAGTGACCATCGACGCCTATCGCCGTAATCTGCAGCGGGCGTACCTCGACATCGCAAATGCGAAGCTCAACGCAACGCCCGCGGCCCTGCCGCAGGGTTTACCGGCATCGTTCGCCGCTATGTTCGTCACCAGCGGTGATGAAAAGGCATTTTACCGTGCCGAATTGCGGGCGATCAATTCGTCGGCAGTTGCTGCCCTGAGCAAGACGACCGACCGGGCAACGCGCGTTCACCTCGAAGGTGTCCGTGACCAGATCGCCAAGATCCTCAACCCGGATCAAGGTACGAACACGACGGCGACCGGATCGAGCAACAGACTCGCGATGGAACTCATCGACCTATATCTGGAACCCGCGTCCTGCTGGCAGGACCATATCATCAAGCCGTAA
- a CDS encoding superoxide dismutase has product MNKITRREALTGILATGTAALAAGRISGQTTARTEELAPAFAGSHIAKPLPFDAAKLSGISEKLIRSHHDNNYAGAVKALNAVEKRLAAMMQDKDVPAYLYGDLKRQELIRTGSIVLHEHYFANLGGNGKADGNAKKVIEKWFGSYESWEAEFKRTGNSLSGGSGWTVFAYNMHTREFHNYWSFDHTTSPPFTVPLLVLDMYEHAYQMDYGAAADKYVNAFMTNVNWDEVNRRVETLPKS; this is encoded by the coding sequence ATGAATAAGATCACACGCAGAGAAGCATTAACGGGAATTTTGGCAACCGGAACCGCCGCATTGGCAGCGGGTCGGATCAGCGGCCAGACGACAGCCCGAACGGAAGAATTGGCTCCGGCCTTTGCCGGATCGCATATCGCAAAACCGCTTCCATTCGACGCCGCAAAGCTGTCCGGAATATCGGAAAAGCTGATCCGTTCTCACCACGACAATAATTACGCAGGCGCCGTCAAAGCCCTCAACGCCGTCGAAAAACGGCTCGCAGCAATGATGCAAGATAAGGATGTGCCCGCATATTTGTACGGCGATCTCAAGCGCCAAGAGCTCATCCGCACCGGCTCGATCGTATTGCACGAACATTATTTTGCAAACCTCGGCGGCAACGGAAAGGCTGACGGAAATGCGAAAAAAGTGATCGAAAAATGGTTTGGTAGCTACGAGTCGTGGGAAGCCGAATTCAAACGCACCGGAAATTCACTTAGCGGAGGATCAGGTTGGACAGTGTTTGCATACAATATGCACACTCGCGAATTTCATAACTACTGGTCATTTGACCACACCACCAGTCCGCCATTCACAGTGCCGCTACTCGTGCTGGATATGTACGAACACGCATATCAAATGGATTACGGTGCCGCGGCAGATAAGTACGTAAATGCGTTTATGACAAACGTAAATTGGGACGAAGTTAATCGACGGGTCGAAACATTGCCGAAATCTTAG
- a CDS encoding alpha/beta hydrolase has protein sequence MITILAIVFVIAVGSAIGFIYLTPETATRVLFNFERQRAGLVRKEIRLPDGANYAYLEGGQGEALVLLHGFGANKDTFARTSRYLTSHYRVVVPDHIGFGESDHPAEADYSPNAQAERLHALAKALGISTLHLGGNSMGGQIAMAYAALYPDEVKSLWLLDPAGIWSAPESDLRKLIAKTGKNPLMPQTEDEFAELIPFVMADAPFIPRPLMNVMARERILNYTLEEKIFPQLIADSVEQRVNGMQTPTLIVWGELDRTLNVASAEILHNLMPNSQVIIMPGVGHVPMVERPLQSANDYLKFRSTL, from the coding sequence ATGATCACTATTCTGGCGATCGTGTTTGTGATCGCGGTCGGATCCGCCATCGGTTTTATCTATCTGACACCCGAGACTGCAACGAGAGTCCTTTTCAATTTTGAGCGCCAACGCGCCGGACTGGTTCGTAAAGAGATACGATTGCCCGACGGCGCTAATTATGCCTATCTCGAGGGCGGCCAGGGCGAGGCCTTAGTGCTCTTGCACGGATTTGGCGCAAATAAGGACACATTTGCCCGCACATCACGATATCTGACATCGCATTACAGAGTGGTCGTGCCGGACCATATCGGATTTGGTGAGTCCGATCATCCGGCGGAGGCTGACTATTCCCCAAATGCTCAGGCCGAGCGATTGCACGCACTAGCCAAAGCCCTCGGCATTTCCACCCTACATCTCGGCGGCAACTCGATGGGCGGCCAGATCGCTATGGCGTATGCCGCACTTTATCCCGACGAAGTAAAAAGTCTCTGGCTGCTTGATCCCGCCGGTATCTGGTCGGCGCCTGAGAGCGATCTTAGAAAGCTCATTGCCAAAACGGGAAAGAATCCTCTGATGCCGCAAACTGAGGACGAATTTGCCGAGCTGATCCCATTCGTGATGGCGGACGCTCCATTTATCCCGCGGCCATTGATGAATGTGATGGCACGCGAGCGGATACTTAACTATACGCTGGAGGAAAAGATATTTCCGCAACTTATAGCGGACTCGGTCGAGCAGCGGGTAAATGGAATGCAGACGCCGACACTGATCGTGTGGGGAGAACTTGATCGGACGCTTAACGTTGCGTCCGCCGAGATACTACACAATTTGATGCCGAACTCGCAGGTGATAATAATGCCGGGAGTCGGCCACGTACCGATGGTCGAACGCCCGCTGCAGTCGGCGAACGATTACCTTAAGTTTCGTTCAACGCTATAG